A window of uncultured Methanoregula sp. genomic DNA:
CACCGCAGCCCTCCGCCGGGCATCACCCTGTCAGCCGGGCTCAATAGTACCGCACCATGGAAAACACCAGAGCATCCACGCACCATCGGTATGTCTTCATCGATTCATCGCAAGGGAACCTCTCAAGCCCCGCGGAGATATTTGAGCCATTTATACAACCATAACCCGGCCGGCAGGGGCCGAAAGGCGCGACCATCCGAAGAGGGAAAAGCGGGTTCAATTCCCGCTGGTTGCATCACATGAACCTCACACCCGGCCCGACCCTTGCTGACGCTTCAGGAAACCGGAGAGTTCGGAAACTGGAGGAGCGAATCCGGCACATTGACGATCAGATAGCAGAGCTCACCGAGAAACGCGAGATAATGCAGGGCGAGCTCGGGCAGCACCGGTTGTGGTGCTGATGGTGGCTGCGAAGAAGGGGCCTGCGAAGAAGAAGACTTCCGCAGTAACAAAAAAGAATCCGGGCAAAAAAGCCCCGGCAAAATGCAAAACGAAGGCAAAGGAACCCGTAGAATCTCCGGCAAAGATGGGCCGCCCCACAAAATACGATCCCGAATTTCATCCGTATGCAGCCTGGATGCTTGCCATCAGGGGTAAAACCAACATAGAGATCGCCGATGGACTCAGTATTTCAACCGCAACGCTCGACTCGTGGCAGAATCTTTACCCGGACTTTCTGAGTGTGCTCCAGGCTGGTAAAGGCGTAGCAAATGCAAAAGTCGAACAGGCTCTTTTCAAGGCAGCTACCGGCTACGATTTCGACTTCACTGAGATCACCAAAGACGAAACGTGCACGACGACAAAGACGGGAAAGAAACACGTCCCTCCGAACATCGGGGCCATCAAACTGTGGCTAATTAACCGGACCAAAGACTGGAGGGACAAGCAGGTAATGGAGCACGAGGGGGAGGTGAAACTCACCGATGCCCGAGAGCTGCTCGCTCGCAAACTCGATAGCCTTGCTGCCCGCACAGCAAAGACACCAGCTGATCAGTGAACTAACCCCGGAGCAGGCAGAGGATCTGCTCTACGACTGGAAGTTCTGGGCACGTCCGAACCAGTTGCCCCCGATCGGGCAATGGAGAGTATGGCTCATCCTTGCAGGCCGGGGGTGGGGGAAGACCCGGACCGGTGCGGAGTTCGTTATCGACCAGGTGCGAGCGGGGAAGGCCCGGCGCGTGGCTCTCATCGGCCCGACCGCCGCGGATGTCAGGGATGTGATGGTTGAAGGGGAGAGCGGGATCCTCGCGTGTTCGCCCCCGGACTTCATGCCCCTGTACGAACCCTCGAAACGTCGGCTGACGTGGCCCAACGGGGCAATCGCCACCCTATATTCAGGAGAGGAACCCGACCGGCTCCGGGGCCCGCAGCACGATCTCATCTGGGCCGACGAACCCGCCGCGTGGAAATACGTCGAGACCTGGGACATGGCGATGTTCGGCCTCCGATTAGGAGAAGATCCGCGAGTGGTGGCGACAACAACGCCCCGCCCGATCCCGCTCATCAAGGAACTGCTCAAGGACCCGACAACCGCCCCGACCCGGGGCAGCACGTACGAGAACCAGGACAACCTTGCCCCGGCGTTCCTCGAAAAGATCGTCAGGAAATACGAAGGCACGCGGCTTGGAAGGCAGGAACTCAACGCGGAGATCCTGGACGACAACCCCGGGGCACTCTGGCAGCGGGACTGCATCGAGAACCTGAGGATAAAGAGGGCCGATCTCCCGGACATTGTCAGGATATTCGAGGGGGTTGATCCCGCGGTCACGTCCGGGGAAGAGAGTGCAGAGACCGGGATTATCATCGTGGGCGAATCGCTCCCTATCAACGGCGTTGTCCACTACTACGTTTTAGCCGATTACTCTATCCAGGGATCCCCACACCAGTGGGCGCTTGCAGTCTCGAACGGCTATTACGACTACTTTGTTGATCGCGTCATAGGCGAGCAGAACAACGGAGGCGAACTTGTCGAGGTCAACCTCCGCACCATAGACGAGAACATCTCTTACAGTGGTGTCTATGCAAGCCGGGGGAAGCGGACGAGAGCAGAACCCATATCCGCCCTCTATGAACAGGGCAGGGTCCACCATGTCGGGACGTTCCCGCAACTGGAGGATCAGCTCTGCGAGTGGGTACCGGGAGACAAGTCACCGGATCGTCTGGATGCGCTTGTCTGGGCGATCTCGAAGATGATCGAACGAGAAGAGCGGGAAGAAACCGTGACGGTTCTTGATGATGACAGCGATTACGGAGGCATCAGCCCGGTTTAAATCCGGGCAAAATCTCCCGGGAGAATTACAAAACCGGGTATGCATTGGAGGTATTTGACGATGACAAACGGACACTTTGAACAGGGAAGGTGGGTGGAAGAGCCGGAAGAGAGGGCAGCCGCTCCGCAGGTACAGGCACAGGTATTGGAAATCAAGGTCAAGGTCGATACCAGCGAGCTCGTAGCCGCCCAGGAAAAGATCTTAATTATGGGGCGGGATCTCGAACGGGCAAGCGAACTGTTTGCCTGGATAGCCCACATCAGCACGAGAGTCGCGAACAATCAACCGGTTCGCTGCGGGTTCTTGACCCGTCTCAAGCGTCTGGTATTCGGGAGGCCCGGCCAATGAGCGAACCCGATACCGCAGAGCTCCAGAAGAAGATCGCGGACCTGCACGAAGCGTACGTCCAGAGCGTCAACAACCAGAACCTCCTGCAGGAGAACCTGACGGTCCTTGAGCAGCAACTCTCGCAGCAGGGATGGGAAAACATCGGGTCCGGTCTTAGTGGCCGGGACTTCACGGTCTATTCCCGGAACATCCTGTATGACACCGCCCGGATCTACTGGCTCAAGAACCCCCTGATCCGGAGGGCAGAACTCGTCCAGGCGCTCTACGTCTTCGCGCAGGGGATGACGGTCAAGGCCGAGAACCCGGACGTTGACGCCGTTGTTCAGAAGTTCATCGGCGACCGCATGAACTACAAAGCGTTCACGGGTCACCAGGCATGGATGATGAACGAGGCGGTCCTCGCCCTGTCCGGCAACCTCTTCTTTGCGTTATTCACGAACCTGAGCACGGGCCGGGTTATCGTCCGTCAGATTTCCCCATATGAGATCGCGGACATCATCACCGATCCCGAAGACAGTGCGATGCCCTGGTATTACAAGCGGACGTTCGAGGTCAATCAGTTCAGTGCCGGTACCGGTCTTGTAACGCCGAAAATCGAGGTGGCATATTATCCCGACTGGAGATATAACCCGGAAGACAAACCCACAACGATCAACGGGAAGACTGTGCACTGGGAGGCCCCGGTCTATCATATCAAGACGAACTGCCTGCCCGACATGAAGTTCGGAGTATCGGAACTCTACAGCACGCTCGACTGGGCCAAAGCCTACAAGACGCACCTTGAGAATGGCAACAAGATCTGGCAGGCCCTCGCCTCGTTCGCGTTCAAAATGACGACCAAAGGCGGGCAGTCTGCGATCGCTGCAACAGCCACGAAGATCAAGTCCCTGATTGGAAAGCCCGACGGAACGGCAAGCACGCCCGAACAGCGGCCGGTCGCATCCACATTTACGAGCGGGGAAAGTGTCAAACTCGAACCGTTCAAGACCAGCGGCATGACCATCAGTATGGAAGACGCCAGGTCTCACCGGCTCATGGTCTGTTCCGGATCGGGGATCCCGGACCATATCGAAAGCGGCGACGTCTCGACCGGCAACCTTGCAACCTCCAAAAGCATGGAACGGCCGCTCGAACTTCAGTTCCAGAGCCGGCAGAAACTCTGGATTGATATCTGGGAAGATATCCTCGAATACGTGATCGATCAGGCCATCAAGGCGAAGAACGGCCCGCTTAAAGGAACCGAAGAGGACGACGAGTATATCGGAGAGATCCGGTACATCCTCAGGCCGGGAAAGGAAGAAGGTGCGGAAGAAGGCGAAGACGTTGAACCGGCATCACGTGCCGTTTCCGTTACATTCCCCCCGCTCCTGGAGCACGACCAGCTGCAACTCGTCCAGGCTATCATCTCAGCTGCAACGCTCGACGGCAAACCACTCTCCGGGACGATGGACATGAGGACCGTCACAAGGCTCGTGTTGCAGGCTCTCATGGTGGAAGGGGCGGACGAGCTGATCGACACGCTCTATCCGGAAGGCCAGCCTCCGGTCATGCAGACCACATACGCCACGCAGCAGCAGGCCAACGCGGCTGCCCAGGCCCTTGCGCTTGCACAACAGCAGCGGAGTATTCCAGATCAACAGGGCACCGGAGGCCCGCAGCAACCGCCCGGCAGCGTCCAGGAATCAGCATCGCATCACAAGGCCGGCCCGCTGGTCACTGAACACACGCAGGCATACAAGGAAACGGAGGCTGCGCTTATCGAAGCCCGGAAGGCATGGGCGACCAGCATCATGACATGGCTTGAGAAAAACTATCCGAAAGGGGCGATACAAGAGGCAAACGCCCTCCTCTTTGAATCTGAGGGAGAGGGTAGATGGGTAACGATAAATGGAGCTCATATCTTCATTGACGACGGCGAGACTCCGGAGGGAGCACTCGCAGAACTCAAATCCGGGAGGTCAAAGAGCCACGAATGGACTTCAAAAGCCGGGGGAAAGTTCAAACTAACGGCGAGTGAGTACCTCACTGATACAACCCCCAGTCTCGATGGAGTAAAAGGCACACCGTCATATGAACACTCATTTGATGTAAAGATAGGGCACGATAAAATATCGGACAAAATCCCGGCGGGGGAGGCTCACTTAAAGGCGGATCGCAAGCTCCCGTCAGGAGAAACGGCAATCGTTTTTAACACACACGGGCAAGATGTCGGGACCGTGCCCCCAAAGGAAGTAACTGATATCTTATCCGCGCATCGGGGCAAGAAGGCGCGATCCGAGGCCGCACTGAATAAAATCCGTGATGAGTACCGGGCGAAAGAGATCGCATACGAAAAAGAGAAAAGAGAGCGGAATATCCGATCCGGCCTCACCCCGTCTGGGAGGGAGTGATCTTGAGGTCACTCCTTAACAACTTTGTACCGTATTCTCTGGCCGATCAGGTCCTTCGGCAGCGTGATGTGGGCGCCATTGCCGAACCCGACGACCTGCACCTCGATCTCTTCGGCCGGGGCCGGGGCGACCTCCTCACCCTCAACCATCTCTTTGAGCTCGGGGTAAGCTGCCAGCACAGCGTCAAGGTTGTTGGTGCGTGCCGCTGCCTCAAGAAGATCCTTGGCAGATATGATCTCAGCCGAATCGTGCTCCCCGTCCCATTGCGTGCCATGGATCAATACATACTCTCCAGACTTAGCGAGTTTGGTGTACCCAAGGTGACGACCAACGGACCCGCTCGTCATGTTCCGCCCGTCCCAAAAGTCGAGTTTGCTATTATACTCGACCCGCGCAATCACCTTGCCGTCTTTGTAGACCGGCACTTTGCTCATATCAGATCCCCCGGGCTCGGAGCTCTGTCTCTTGGTCTGCGAGTTGCTTTTCGAGTGATAGCCGGGTGTTGCGGAGCACCCGGACAACGTTTGGCCCATAGGGGTACGGCTTGGCCTCGATGTCTGCACATGCCTTTATGGCTTGCTGGATTGTTGGAGTTACCATTTTTGTTACCTCGTCGGGTGTCTTACCCTGTATATACTGTATATACGTTTGAGGTAATAAAGCTATCTTTTACGAGGTGTCCTTAATGGTGCCCCCGCCCGAAGCCCTTGTAGAATTCCTTGCAAAGACGACCGACACGCTCAGGAGCGACACCATCAAAGCCCTGACCCGGGGCTCCGTGATCTCGAGCGTTGAGGGGCAGGAATACGCCGCATCGTCGCTCGGGATCCAGCTGAACTTCAACCTCGTCAACTCTTACGCGGTCGAGAAGTCCAAAGATTACCGCGACTTCCTCACGCGGGCCGGGGGATCTATGATCAACGGGGAATTCAAGCCGTGGTTGAGGGATACGATCGAGGCTGATCGCAGGGCCGTCACCGACATCATCATGAAAGGCATCCAGCAAGGCAGGCCGCCCCGGGATCTCCGCAAGGATCTTGACGCCATCTTCACGCAGGGGGAGCACAACAGCAGTCTTGTGGCATACCAGGAAACCCGCCGGCTGCTTACCGACGGCACGAATCAGCGATGGAAAGACGAAGGCATTGAGGAAGGGATCTATCACCATCTCGACCCGCAACTCAATCCCCGGCCCGAACATCAGGCCATGGACGGCCGTAGGGTAAGAATAGATGATCCGGAGATCCAGGCGATGCTCAACGACTACAACTGCCACTGCTGGATCGAGCCCGTCGCACCGGGGGCGGAAGCATGAAGGGAAATCCCGGGGGGAACCCGGCATCTCTGCCAAACATCCCGCTATCCGAAGACGAGATGGACCTGATCGATAAACTCAGCCGGTACCGCGAGAGTTTCAGCCATTCGGACATTGCGATCCATCTCAACACGATATACGGGGGACATAATAAGGGCACCCGTACCGCAAGCGGGGTACAGAAGTATCTCAGCGATCCGAAGAGGAAAGAGAAACGGGCGGCAGCCCATTACGCGAAACTGACGAAAGCCACGGCAGCATGATCCCTTTTTATCGAGGGGTTATACTGGACGACGGCATAATTCTCAATAAATTATTCATTTGGAGGAATTGACAATGGCAGGAAGTAATTTTGATAGAGCGGGGGCGAAGAAGGTTGACTTTGTTGTTCAGATGGACCCAGATGGCAACGATGTGATCTCCGCAAAAGAGATCGAGCTCATCGCTCAGATCCTGACAAACGGCCTGACCGAGCCCATCGGCGCGGGCGTGACCAACATCCTGACGGCATGGCCGTTCCCGGCCAACGTGAACGGATCGGACTATGTCGAGAAAAGCGTTACCTCGGCATCTGGAACCACAACCGACACGCTGACCACGAACTTCCTGTGGTTGCAGACCCGGGCCAGCCGGCTCCTGGGCACGGCCAGGCTCTATGTCAGCCACGACATTGAGCTGAGTTCAGTGGACGCCAGTTACGCAGGGACCGCCCAGATCACCACGATCGTGGCGATCCTGTACCGGTACAAGATTGCGGATGGCACCAAGACGTTGATCCAGACAAAAACCAAAACGGTCAACAAGGCTATCACCGGAACAGCGGCAAGCATCCAGACCTTCAGCGAGATCTTCGCGTTCGATCTCGGCCTGACGCCCCGGGTCTTCGGCTCATCTTCCGGCGAGCTCCTGTATGTCGAGTTCACGACCACGGTCCAGTCAGTCAAGCACGCCAGCGCCAGCACGTCCACCATCGCCAAGGCCCGGCTGAACTGCACCCGCGGCAGTGAAGACACGATCATTGTTGTGCCAGTGGTGTGATATGGCAGCCGAAGAGGCAAGCACCGAGCAGGTCTTTGCCGCTCTGCAGGCCGGCAGCATCGGGGTAGTGTCGGTCGAGAACGTTGATCATGTCGTGACCTGCACGGCCGGGGCAGATGAGATAGCGGTCCGCGCCATCCTGGACGGATATCCCGGGTGGACCGGAGCGACCGTGATAATCCCGGTCATTGTCCCGGACCGTGATCCGGAACCGATGGAGATGCCCTGATGCTGGCAGCAGCGCGATCTGTCGGGACCATCAAGCGCCGCATCTCC
This region includes:
- a CDS encoding terminase family protein, with the protein product MPESCSLANSIALLPAQQRHQLISELTPEQAEDLLYDWKFWARPNQLPPIGQWRVWLILAGRGWGKTRTGAEFVIDQVRAGKARRVALIGPTAADVRDVMVEGESGILACSPPDFMPLYEPSKRRLTWPNGAIATLYSGEEPDRLRGPQHDLIWADEPAAWKYVETWDMAMFGLRLGEDPRVVATTTPRPIPLIKELLKDPTTAPTRGSTYENQDNLAPAFLEKIVRKYEGTRLGRQELNAEILDDNPGALWQRDCIENLRIKRADLPDIVRIFEGVDPAVTSGEESAETGIIIVGESLPINGVVHYYVLADYSIQGSPHQWALAVSNGYYDYFVDRVIGEQNNGGELVEVNLRTIDENISYSGVYASRGKRTRAEPISALYEQGRVHHVGTFPQLEDQLCEWVPGDKSPDRLDALVWAISKMIEREEREETVTVLDDDSDYGGISPV
- a CDS encoding DUF2080 family transposase-associated protein; amino-acid sequence: MSKVPVYKDGKVIARVEYNSKLDFWDGRNMTSGSVGRHLGYTKLAKSGEYVLIHGTQWDGEHDSAEIISAKDLLEAAARTNNLDAVLAAYPELKEMVEGEEVAPAPAEEIEVQVVGFGNGAHITLPKDLIGQRIRYKVVKE
- a CDS encoding minor capsid protein — its product is MVPPPEALVEFLAKTTDTLRSDTIKALTRGSVISSVEGQEYAASSLGIQLNFNLVNSYAVEKSKDYRDFLTRAGGSMINGEFKPWLRDTIEADRRAVTDIIMKGIQQGRPPRDLRKDLDAIFTQGEHNSSLVAYQETRRLLTDGTNQRWKDEGIEEGIYHHLDPQLNPRPEHQAMDGRRVRIDDPEIQAMLNDYNCHCWIEPVAPGAEA